The following nucleotide sequence is from Nitrospirota bacterium.
GACCTCTACCACCTTTTTTGGCTCAACGCCGAATCGCTCAACTACATCTTTTTCTCCATAGACCTTATCTTTCATAGGGTCGTATATCCTTATATGTGGCGATACCACCTGCATGATATCTTTATCCCCCGTTACGATGGTAACATCAAACCCTTCACTTGCTGTCTTCAATGCTATCGTAGCGAGGATATCATCTGCCTCACATCCCTCTATCTCGATAGAGTATACATTAAATGTGGAAACAAGCCTCTTTATATACTGCATCTGCTGGAAAAGGTCGTCTGGCATCCCTGGTCTCTGCAGCTTATATTGTTCAAAAATCCTGTGTCTCTCTGTAGGTGCGGCGGTATCAAATGCTATTGCGAGGTACTCAGTCTCCTTCTCTCTTACTATCTTCAGTAACATATTGGTGAAGCCATATATCGCATTTGTCGGAAAGCCTTTTGAGGTAGTGAGCCTTGGTATGGCATGGTATGCCCTGTATATGTATGAGTTGCCGTCTATAAGGTAAAGAGACTTTTGTGTCATAGCGTTAAATAAGAAAGCAAGATTTAGATGGCTAATTTAAATATACCTTATTCCTTCCCTTTTTGTCATGCTGAATTTATTTCAGCATCCTGAATCAAGTTCAGTGCCTCTGAAACAAGCCTGCCCCAAATAAAAAAACTTACCCCTTGAAAAAAGATGTCTTATAGCATAAACTGTCATAGACTCGTAGAGTGGATCTCAGACATCGAGGGAGGGGGAATAACTATGCAAAAGACATTCGAGAGTGCAACCATTGGAATCATAGGAGGCAGTGGACTTTATGATATGGAAGGGCTTGAGGGTGTCAGGGGAGTCAGGCTTTCAACCCCTTTTGGAGACCCTTCTGATGAATATATACTCGGCAACCTTAAAGGTATAAAAATGGCATTTCTTCCGAGACACGGAAGGGGACACAGGATAATGCCAACAGAGCTTAGTTTCAGGGCAAATATATATGGGATGAAGATGCTCGGTGTAGAAAGGATTATCTCTGTTTCTGCCGTAGGGAGTATGAAGGAAGAGATAAAGCCCGGAGATATAGTAATTCCTTATCAGTTTTATGACAACACAAAACAGAGAAAAAGCACATTCTTCGGAAATGGTATCGTTGTCCATGTAGGCATGGCAGACCCTGTATGTAAAGAGATTTCGGATGTCCTCTTCCATGCAGGAAAGAAGGTGGGTGCCACAGTTCATCTTGGTGGGACATACCTCTGTATAGAAGGACCACAGTTTTCTACGCGTGCTGAGTCAAATATCTATAGAAAATGGGATGTTGATGTCATAGGTATGACCAATGTTACAGAGGCGAAACTCGCAAGAGAGGCAGAGATATGTTACGCAACACTCGCCCTTGCTACT
It contains:
- the mtnP gene encoding S-methyl-5'-thioadenosine phosphorylase is translated as MQKTFESATIGIIGGSGLYDMEGLEGVRGVRLSTPFGDPSDEYILGNLKGIKMAFLPRHGRGHRIMPTELSFRANIYGMKMLGVERIISVSAVGSMKEEIKPGDIVIPYQFYDNTKQRKSTFFGNGIVVHVGMADPVCKEISDVLFHAGKKVGATVHLGGTYLCIEGPQFSTRAESNIYRKWDVDVIGMTNVTEAKLAREAEICYATLALATDYDCWHAHEEDVTVETVVETLKRNVQTAKDIIKNAVISLPPARSCICADALKNAIITDTNSIPENVKQRLDLLIGKYI